The following nucleotide sequence is from Synchiropus splendidus isolate RoL2022-P1 chromosome 1, RoL_Sspl_1.0, whole genome shotgun sequence.
tcctcatacaataccacagctcttctcttggcactttgtcgtacgctttctccaggtccacaaagacacaatggagctccttctgaccttctctgtactccATGatcatcctcaaagcaaacactgcatctgtcgtgctcttttttggcatgaagccaaactgttgctcacatattctaacttctgcccttagttcttcatcgtatggctcataACCTTGTGTTCAGCAGCTGAGGACACAGTTTTTGTTCATCTGTGTTTTGTCTGTACAATTTATGCATCCTCAGCAAGAGTTGAACGGTTACAGTAAATCATGGATCAGATAAAATGGGGCTGAGGCGActttagatttttgttttggttgcatCGTCTGAGGTCGTAAGATGGCGCTTTAGAAAAACTGTATTCAGCTGTGTCAGTTGCATCTTACTTGTAGTCTGAACCCTGAATGTGCCACAGGATCACTGCTACTATCATGGCCATGTTGACGGCACTGAGGATTCGTCGGTCAGTGTGGGTCTCTGTTCTGGTATCAGGTAAGATCTGTGAAGACCTCCTGTGTGGTACTTAAACCTTagtcatttcctgttgaagTACTTTCTTCCTTTAGCTGCCAGAACATGGCCATATACAGTAGTTCCAACAATAAACAGGAGACACCATGTAGTGACGCTTGCCGTTGTTCCAGACGTGTTGGTCTTGAACgatgaatgtgttttgtgtgtcagtggCTTTGTGAGAGTGTCCAAACAGGTGTACTTCATTGAGCCTCTGGGTCAGACTGACACTGACCTCCACGCAGTGTTCAGACCGGAAGACTTGAAGGTCAGTGCAGGTCAAAGCGGCAGCTCCGGTGCCCGCACGCGGTACGACTTGGAGCAAGGACACCGGCGAGCTGCTCTCTTCAGGTCCAGATCCTGGGTAAGGGATGATGCAATGGCGACTAGTGTTTTCAAATTTCTGAATGGCCCGTAATGCGCTTTTCTCTTTGCTGTGTAGTGGAAGGCTACTTAGAGAATATTTTCTACTGATAGATCCATAGTTTATTTAACAGACAGACCAGGTGGTTGCATCTAGGTGGTGTTTCGATTGACCTCCTGGAGCCACACATTTTCATGGCTCCCTGTTGATGTAGTGTTGCTACGCTAACTCCCCTTCTGTCTCATGACTCTGTGTTGAGCAAATGGTTTGAGCCAtttgctgccacctgctgtcagatTGGGCTCATTGCTActaacaatatttcaaatggaaaaaaaggtgtcaaaatatttttaattttgggtTTAGTTGGAACGTAGCAAGACTTAACTTGACtttttatttgtaaatttgGTTAAGTAGCATCACAGTCTCAAGGGCCTTTTTCTATGTGTTTCAGAATATGCATATTACAAGAGCATTGACAGTGGAAGACAGTGTGACAGATTTGGTTAAATGGGTGGTATGTGTTTGTTTTCGCAGAAGTCTAAACTGGTTGCGGACCAGCAGCGGTTTGTGgaactggtggtggtggtggacaaCGCAGAGGTGAAGCTCTGTCTCTTTCCCTTTGAGTAACATCAAATGTAGCCATATACAGAGAAATAGAAGCATTACATTCAACATAAAAACAGCTCCCATCTCGTGTTAGCTCATATTAATGTATTAGAGTCAGTACAGATTAGCTAACAACGCTACTGTATTATTAGAATGTGGACAATAAAGAAGCattcaagcaaaaacaaaccaaaactaatTACATAAGCAAGCAACTGACTATTTCAATACAATGTTGCTGTTACCtgtattaaaataatttcacaaTAAGCTGCAAACACCAATGGAAGGGTGAATGTCTAGCTGGATAATAGCAGGCATAAGACATTACAAATCATATAAAGGTGACTCATTAATTTATCTTAAAAATCAAATCAGTCACATATTTAATGCAAATGTTGCTTCAATTTTCAAGCTTATAACGTAACTATAGCTAATACAGTAGCTGTTGGTGCTAAGCTAGAATTGGATTAGCTTAGCAACAACAGCTAAGCTGCTTCAGGGTAAAAAAAATTGAGGGAAATTTAGTCAGACTTCAGTCATGTTATACGTTCAGTTTTCTTTAATtctgtgacagtgtgtgttcctgtgtgttttgCGCATGAGATTTCCCTGCCTTTATTGTTCTTTTCCGGCAGtaaatgacattgtttttgagAGCACTCTCTCAGGTCTGTTACTCCTTCTTCCCCAGTACAAGCGATATGGACAGCAGACCAAACCTCGGATCCTGTCTGTGGTGAATCACGTCGACAAGGTCGGTCCAACAATTGTGAGGTTTTCACCGCAGGAAGTGGCTCAAGTTTGTCACGACGTTTCCTTTTCTTCCTTCAGCTTTACCGACCCCTGAACATCAGAGTGGTTCTGGTGGGTCTTGAGATCTGGAGCGACAAAGATCACATGGAAGTTAATTACAACTCTGAGACCACCCTGGACAATTTCCTGCTGTGGCGTCAAACGGAGCTTCTCCGGAGAACCAAACACGACAACGCCCAGTTCGTCACGTGAGTCCAGAGACAGCAAAGAGAGAATCTGAAAAccctctgatgtttttttttcctcccacagggCTAAGGACTTTGAGGGAGACACTGTTGGGCTGGCTAACAAGTTCGCAATGTGCACAGAAAACTCTGGCGGGGTCAATCAGGTATTCGGCCCCCCCTGACTTTCACTGACCTCCGACGACCTTTCTGACAGTGGTGTTTGGCTGCAGGACCATCACGTCAGCCCGGTGGGCCTGGCCTCCACCATCGCTCATGAGATCGGACACAACTTTGGATTGTCTCATGACACTGGCAGCTGCGAgtgcgcctcctcctcaggcccTGGAAACTGTGTCATGGCTGACAAGCTGAGGTCAGGCAGTGAAATAAGATTGTGGTTTAATCGCTTTAACTACAACAAACCCAATTtgaagccttttttttattgtgtcatAGATTACTTGGTTTGACTTGCCTTCGTTCAATCACGTCCTAAAATAACAGTTGTATAAGTTTTGGAgtactcagacacacacagtatCAATGTTGCGCCTGGAAAGCGAGGGAATTCATTACTTCAGTGCTTGACAATGTCCCTGTGTGGGCTGTGATCACCTGCAGCTGCTTCCTCTCCGCTCTCTCAGGACAGGGAACCAGGCCTTCCCCGAgctcttcagcagctgcagcatcgCCCAGCTCGCTGAGTTCCTGGAGAGAGCCCAGCCAGACTGTCTTCAGAAACCAGGGTCAGCTCGGAATATCGACCCCGGGCCGCGCTGCGGGAATGCTATCCTGGATGACGGAGAGGAGTGTGACTGCGGTACTCCAGAGGTGAGGGTTGGAGGAGTTTTACTGAGAATATTGCTATTGTTTCTGGCAGAAAACTCATTGCACTGTGttgactgctgcagctgctctgtaCTCCTGCTGTCGTCCTGTCAGGGTTACCTGGAAATGACCTTAACCTTCTCTGTCTCCAAGGAATGTGATAATCCATGCTGTGAAGCGTCCTCTTGTCGCCTGACTGTCGGTGCCCAGTGTGCTCATGGGCACTGCTGTGACAACTGTCAGGTAGTTCAACCTCCTCTCGCTTTAGAACTAAGACTCCTGGACCCAACTAACCACTTCATGCATGTTTGGACGGACAGTTCAAAGAGGCAGGAAGCTTGTGCAGGAAGGCGGTGAATGACTGCGATCTGCCAGAATTCTGCAGCGGAGCGTCCTCAGAGTGTCCTCAAGACAGCTACGTGATGAATGGGAAACCGTGCTTCCAGCGGGCTGAAGGCTTCTGCTACAACGGCCAGTGTCCAACCCACCAGCAGCACTGCTGGAGGCTGTTTGGGGAAGGTGAGTTGGGGGTGaagccagtttttttttcaagttccaATTTCAACATGGTTCCTCAGGAAATGTCCCTGatcaaaattggaaaaaaaatactaatgGAAAATGATTGTGTGACATTACGGGTTGACCTTGAAATAACCTGTTGACCTTTCCATCTCTTGTAAACGGAGCCATCATTTAAAGGGACCTGGTTGTGacttttcttcagtaaatgaaTCCCAAATGCCTATAGAGCAGCTTCACATTAAAACAGCTATTTGAATATGTGTATTCatcaagttttattttgttaaaggTCACAAATATGGCAGCCTCTGTAAAGAAGAGTTAAAGATAAAAGAGTGGCAATAActacaatttattttttgaaaattagTTTTGACTCTCAGTTTCAGCTGATGGGGAAAAATGTGCCCTTGTCAGATAGTTGTTTGTGCAGTATATTTTAAGATTGTGAAGATATATTTTAAGGGCTGGGtctttggcatgtttttttctATTAGTTAAATACAGAACAATATGATTACATAGTCAACCCAAATATCACAGATTGATGATGTATAAACTTTTTCTCAGGGAACATTTTCAGTGCACATAGGATGGaaattttaagttaaaaaaatgtcaggacggaaacacaaacaatattgTTCTGGTCGCTTTAAGCACCTGGCGTTTAAGCTAGTAAGATCAATACTTTGGCGATGGAGGTGATACAACTGAGATCATGTTTACGACTGAATTACTCCTGACCCCATTAAATGCCTTTGTTTAGGAAAGAGTCATCTGTGTGACATTTGACCTCACAGTCACATCAGCAGACTCAGCAGGCTGTTTGAAGCCATGTGTGTGATTTAAACTTGCCGCTACATCAGTAAACATCTCTCACATCTCCCGTGGATTCCATCTTAATTTTCAGGAGCCAAAGTGGGACATGGTGCGTGTTTTGAGCTGAACAGACGAGGAGAAGAGGGAGCCAACTGTGGGCGAAGCCAACTCGGCTTCATATCCTGTTCTCAATCGTACGTATGAGCAGTGGATGTTTTCATGTTATGACACGAAACCCAAGGGAACAAATACCTATTGTAAACTCAGTAGTAGTCAACCTGCAGCACTCGTCCTTCATACAACAGAAGCAGCGAGTACGACAGCAGCTAATGTTTTACTCGCCTCTATTGTTGCAGAAATCTCAAATGTGGCTCTATATTTTGTGAGGGTGGAGGAGAGTCCATCACAGGCAAACAAGCCATTTACAAGGTGTACGGTATCGAGTGCAAACTAGCGGTGGATGAAGACAAGAGCCGACGTCTGGACGTTGTCCCGACAGGAGCCAAGTGTGGAGACAACAAGGTCAGAGCTGAGTCACGTTCAGGCACGTaaagtgtgagtgagagtgcaGACCGTTTGCGGGGGCCCTACaacaaacactttattttgggtttcataaatatgttcatcaatttAATATAAAACTAATGTAAAAGTTCAACAAGTATCTTATTGACGTGTTTCAAAACCATTTGAGATGTTGTTAATAACAGCTTGAaaggacagtaggtggcagcacCATTGTGTTCCAAAAatttaattcattcaaatgctaacaaaaacaaactgaaacaggTGACGTTCTCTGTGTCCAGGTGTGTGTCAACAACCGATGTGTCGACGTGTCGGCTTACGGTCCGGATGACCACTGTGCCAGCAAATGCAACAACCACGGGGTGAGATGTGCTGTCGATGACTGTGCTTCCAGGTGGGACTCACAGTaactgtgtgtgttcaggtgtgcAACCATAAGAGGGAGTGTCACTGTGATCCGGGCTGGGCGCCACCGCACTGCAGCACTCAGTACGGAGATCCAAATCAAGGTAGTAAGATTCGTATCTGAAAACAAAGTTCACAGTCCCAGTTTTGGTTTCCTCTCCATGAGGGGCTCTCCTGAGTCTAACCCTTACAGTGCTCTTGAAACATTGTTATGAACACGATGAACAAAGGCATTATGATGTGTTGTGGATATACTAGTCATTCATCAGAGGTAAGAAGTTGCCAGTGTGAGCCTTCAGGCCGGGGTGTTGACTGGTGTCGTGGGATGTGACCTTGGCCAGATAGCAGGAGTGGAAGTCTTGAACTGTCTGATAGGAGTGTGTCCTCACTGACCTCTGTGGCTGCTGCACACGAATGAACGTTGATATAAAGCACTTCCTGGATTGGAATTTGACGTGCAGGCGGATGGAGGAGGGATATCACTGGTGAACACAGCTCCACTTGTCTGTTCAGGTCAGAGCGAGGTCATTGCTGGCGTCTGTGCGTCACTGTCCATCCTCTTGGTCATCACCGTGGTGCTTGTCGGCCTAATGTGCAGTCAGAGGAGCAAAGTGGACAGTTTGACATCCAGAAGGTGACGACCGCTTCGCTGTGATCCGTCCTCTGGGTCACGGCGTGACTGACCCAGTGATGTGTGCAGGAAAGCCCACTACAGTCGCGGTAAGTTGAGCCCAAGGCTCGAGGAGTCCAGCGCGAAACCCCGACCCGAGATCAGCCTGCCCACGTTCATGACCACCACAGCGTCTCAAGCCTGCACGCCGCTGATGGCCAACACAAGGAGACCAGCGCCACCGGTAACAGACTTTCACAAAAATGATTCATGACTGGGAAACTTAACAGCTTTAATCTCAGCCCCCGGTGAAACCCACCACAGCAAGTCTTAGCGTGACAACGGAGGAGGTGAGAGGAAGAATGAGACCCAATGATCCGCAGAACTTTGACTTTGACAATGATGCCTCTCTGTTTAGCTGCAGATGAAACCTCAACCTCCAGCCAAACCTTTACCTCCTTTCAGTCAGACACTGGTGAGTTTCCTGCTCCATATTAACAGCACTGCGTACAACCTTTATCCAGCTTTGTCTGTTGAGTATGGTGGTGGATCATCCTGTGACTCGGAGGTCACCAGTTCCACTCCATCTCTGGATGTTTGTGTTAGCCCCCCTTAGCAAAACAAAGTTTATTCAAGTCTACTATGAGCACACTTGTTTATACTAAAACTGAGGACTTATACCTCACGTTTACTTTTGACATACTACATTGGAAATACtctaaagtagtagtagtagtagtagtagtagtagtagtaaatgaaacaaaagttcCAATTTAGACCAAAGAAGTAAAAGACTAGTATACTTTCTGATAAAGTACTGGTTTATGGTTTGGAGTATACTTGAAAGTGTACTTTTGTGAACTTAAAAAGTTCCAATTTCGTACGGAGAAGTATTAAATTAGTATACTTTTAGTAAACTACAAGTACTTGGTCGGTCATACACTTGCTGTACTTATAGTATTCTTCataaaatgaacttcaagtGTACTACTTTTTGTTCAGGTCCAGCTTGGTTCCTGACCAATGACATGGTGTGTCCACAATGTTCCAGCTCTATTCCCACATGGATAAAACTTCTACTCACAGTCAAGGTCAACGGGGCTCTTGAGATGGTTTTCACACTGGATGTCTCAGCATCCATCCATTGACCCCGGATTCTTATCATGCTCCTGCCgctgaagaaaatgtttcaaatcAGACCAGAGTTTAGAGTCGCTGggtgacttttgtttttcataatctATATGAACTTGATGTAATTTTTCTCACAGGGTCCAACGATAAAGTCTTCTGGACCTGCATCCAAACCTGCTACAGCTCCTGTGCGTCCTGTCAATCCTAGTCCCCCTCGTCTGCACCCAAGTCCTCCTCCTGTGCCTCCAGTCAAGCCTCAGAAAAGACCAGTAGTTCACAGACTCACGTGAGGGACTGTTAGAGGTCACGACCAGGTCTCCCCCTGGATCTGACCAGATGTCTGACTCACCTGGGAGTCTGGATTCCTTCACGGTGACTGACTCCGCCCACTGTCTTTGATGACTGGGTGCCATGACTGTTTTATCGCCATATTTCCAGAGAGAGTCACCTTTTCTTTCGGCCCCTGACTCAATGGGAGAACCAGGACTGTGACCAGGAGGTCAGGAGAACCGAACTGAATGTAAACCAGGGATTTCTGCGCCCTGAATAAATGCACTAAATGTGACCCTTAGTTATTGGAACGATCCTGTTGGGCGGTACAGCGCCCCCTAGTGACTGTCAAAAGTGTCATCGACTGCACTCTaaaggaagatgatccactcaAAATGAGTTTCTGCCGATTGGTTGTCTCATTTTTTTTGCGTGAATCGTGATTTTTTTTGGATCACAAAGATGAAAACtttatataaattatatgaGTATAATATATGTCTTGTTCCCTCCTCATTTGTGAGCCTGCATTTAAGACTCATCTCCTTCCAAACCTTTAGAAACCTTTGTGATTCTGAAAGGGTCAAAAAAGAATTTGAAGGTGAGGATGCCTGTTGAAGGAGTGTCACAAGGTCACACCATAACATTGTTGGAATGTTTGGCGCATTTAAAAATCACTTCTGAAACGCCAAGTCAGAATCAGGATCTTGGAGGAATGTGGAGCAGACCCTCCCAGGAGCTCTGATTCATCCCGGGCAGCTGGTGGATCGTTTTACATTCGGATCTGGATTTACTAAGGGAGGTGACGAGTAAAGTAGGAGAGGCGTACATTTCGGAGGAGAGTTTAGCTCCTCCCAATGGCTatgtgaggtggaggaggaagtgtgtcAAAGGTCGAGGCAGATCTTGTCATGACCAAACGCTCCATCCTCCTGACAAATTAATTCCTGGCTGTGAATACAAGTCTTCACCAGGAGCGAGTCATGAGAGGGAGGGCGACACAGGTCCACCAGATGAGTTACTCACGAGGCCTGAAGGCTCAACAACACTAGACCTTTGTGGAACTCAGTCCTACAGCAGGCTCTTCCACCAGCTGTCCTGAACTGGAGCGTGTCTTGCTGAGACTCACATGACAGAGTTTCCACCAATCCGGTGCCGACCGAGAAGTGGCTGATTTCTCAATGATGGTTTTAAATTTCAGCTCAGGAGAGTCCAACCAAATGTATAGCCCATGCATTAGAATGGAATGAGGACAAGCTACTAAAACAATTTACTGACAAAAATATAGAAACCTTAACATTTAATGTTATTAAAAACATAATTGAAGTATCTATTTAGATTGTTTCAGTTGCCACTTAAACTGTCTTCAAGTTTGGTTTAGATCCAGGTTATGATTTCTCACTGTGGTGAACTTGaaggaataaaaaatataaagcaaAATTGGAATCAGATTCAGaaaaagctttattgccaatgtcagtgaggatcccaccaactaggaaagtgctcgGCGACATCACTCGGCCGTGTGGACCTTTCATTTCAGCTTGTATGGAAAAAGGAACAAAGGAACTCGTAGTTTACACAAAGCTTGTTTTGATTAGTTCTTTGGGGATGGactccgctcctcctcctctccagggcGGGACCTCGTGAGGAGTTCCTGTTCCTCTTCCCCTCCAAAGCAGGACTCCCCTTCTCCAGGGCGGGACTTCTCTTCTCGAGGGTTTGATGATGAAGTTCTCTTACTCTTCTCCCCCAGGGTGGGATCTTGATGAGGAAGTCTGGATAGTCTTCACTGTGGTGGAACCTCAGGGTGGCTTCCTGTTAGACCTGCAATCTAGCTAAACATCTTCTGCAACAAAATTCCTCACTTGTTCAAACTAAATTTTTGGTCCTGGAAAAACAGACTTTAGAGCAGTTATTTTCTATTAGTCTTCAAGTGTTACTCAAATGTTAAGGGCCAAGAACGAGACCCGTCACTCCTCTGGTCTGCAGCCCAACATCGGACTTCACCCCCTCAGTCAAACCGACCGAGCTCGAGAGCACAGCAGCTGTGAGTGGGCCGATTGAGTTCCACTAGTCTTCATCTAGGGGGCGCCAAATGCATCCCTCTCACACAGAAACTAAGAACCTCGAGGAGTCTCGTTTATGACAGCGTTTCCCTCGGCCGAATCTTCGGGACAGAAACGTTTCCCGAGGACTTCAATCATGCCaaagtggttttattttgttaccagGCAACGTTTGatgtttataaaaacaaaaatattcagaAACAGCCATagttaaatacaaaaaaatcatgtttcatTGCACTTAACCTTCATAAATACAAACCAGGACGTTTCAAAACATTCATACTCGCGTTGTGTCACATCTcagtttgatgaaaatgttggaaTAATTACATAATATCGGCTTCTTCTCTGCCATCACTGAAACAACAGCCTGACCAAGGAGATCATGAGGGACGGAGCAACGTCACGATGATCCCTACTTCTCACAGCTGCATCAGTAACTTGCCTGTCATCACTGGGATGCTCTTCAACGTCAACTGATGGATGTTCTGTGACACAAGCGCAGCAGACCAAGACCATGTCCACAGGGAGAGGACACCAAGGTCTTGTCCCACAATCATGACGTGACATTTATTGAGGAAAGAACATAACATTTCAAAATCAAATGGGATAACTGACGACTGAAACTGATCAATAAGTGAATGTTTGCTGCTGCGGCGCCACAGCTGGACAAAAGTGCATGATTATTTCGCCCCGGTGAACCCGTCAGCTGCTACACTTGTTCGGCTTCAACAGTGGATGTCATGACGTCATCGCCCCATAGAAAACTATGTTGATGCCGGCTCGAGTCCACGTCTGTACAACGTTCACTTGGCATCAGCCGGTCCTTAGTGTTACCATGACGACAGGCTGGGATGGACGACACGTTTATGCGTTTCTCTTCTTCAACTTTGTGGATAAGGTTTCGTATTTGGTCCAACTCCAATCCTGGTCCTGAGGAAGTCAAGACACAGGTCGGAACATGAATCTAAACTACCTCCTCCCTTGTTTTCAACATGACTCAGCAATTATTTTCGGCTGAGTGTCTGGACTGATGCCTGAACTCACCACAATGCTCTTGTTCTGCTCATCAGCCGCCTCCTGCATCAGGCTGGTCAGCTGACTGAGGTACTTCTGGTTCTCCTGCAGGAGTTGTGGTGCCGTGTCACTGCAGAGACATCCACTGTGAGGCTTCTCATGAACGTGAGCCAAACCTCTCACGGCGTTTCTTCACCAGGTGTTAAAGGGCACAACTGACCTGTCGTTCGATCCTGGCAGGGACGTGAGAGGATGAGGCGAGCTGACTGGCTGAGCTGACTGGGACCATTGGGTGACCTGCACCAGGTTTGAGGTCTCTGGACTTGCAGGAACTGAGCTTCTGGACAGGTTTTGAGCCTAGAGGAGAGAGATCAACAAGCCTGGTATTGATGAGCACTGTTGCAGTTGTGATGTCACATGTCACATCtccatggtcatgtgactcacacaGGCGATCTTGAGCAGGTGCCAGAACTCTCTCTGCCTCTTAATCTGCATCTGCATCACTGTGTTGTCGGCATCTTTGATGCTCTCCAGAGTCTTCTCGATCCTTGGGAACAAGTCGATGATCTTCTGTTTGCTGATCAGGATTttactgaggaagaggaggacgaagCTCTGAATGCCTGAAAATTGGGGATGGCACAACAGTAGAGCACCATCTGGGTGTGTCCCACCTGAGGTGTGTGTAGAGGTCTTTGAGGACCTTGTCCTGGTTCTGGACAGTCTGGATGATGGCTCGGACCATCTCGGAGCTGTCGCTGCTCATGTCGGGATCAGGAGCTGAAGCGAACCACGTTGATACGGTGGATTACTCTTGTGTCAATCGATCATCAATCAAATGCGTTGCTCTCACTTTTACACTTGATCTTCAGCTGTTTGTAGAGTTCAATGGCCTTCTCCTCCCTGCAGACACAAAACTGTCACTCTTCCATCACTGTCAAGTTTCTTTAGTAGCACTCGAGGGCTGCAGCCATGTTGTACCTATGACTCCTTTCATCTTACAGTCTGAGTTGGTGGTGAGTTTTTctcaggctgtgtcccatttctcaccttaacactagcacttggttttgattGCCTTACACTAAGACGTGGacttccctaagaattgggacaacaccacttcatgacgtcacgcgtaaagtgTCATTGGCCGCCGTGCtgcgtt
It contains:
- the adam8b gene encoding zinc metalloproteinase-disintegrin-like brevilysin H2a isoform X2, with the protein product MRLLWLLMACLAQSSALLSSVGRYEEVTPQRLPGRRRRSQQEQDHPDHVEYKLDIEGKTLLVHLEKNRSFLGSNFTETHYSEDGDRVTSTQQDHCYYHGHVDGTEDSSVSVGLCSGISGFVRVSKQVYFIEPLGQTDTDLHAVFRPEDLKVSAGQSGSSGARTRYDLEQGHRRAALFRSRSWKSKLVADQQRFVELVVVVDNAEYKRYGQQTKPRILSVVNHVDKLYRPLNIRVVLVGLEIWSDKDHMEVNYNSETTLDNFLLWRQTELLRRTKHDNAQFVTAKDFEGDTVGLANKFAMCTENSGGVNQDHHVSPVGLASTIAHEIGHNFGLSHDTGSCECASSSGPGNCVMADKLRTGNQAFPELFSSCSIAQLAEFLERAQPDCLQKPGSARNIDPGPRCGNAILDDGEECDCGTPEECDNPCCEASSCRLTVGAQCAHGHCCDNCQFKEAGSLCRKAVNDCDLPEFCSGASSECPQDSYVMNGKPCFQRAEGFCYNGQCPTHQQHCWRLFGEGAKVGHGACFELNRRGEEGANCGRSQLGFISCSQSNLKCGSIFCEGGGESITGKQAIYKVYGIECKLAVDEDKSRRLDVVPTGAKCGDNKVCVNNRCVDVSAYGPDDHCASKCNNHGVCNHKRECHCDPGWAPPHCSTQYGDPNQGQSEVIAGVCASLSILLVITVVLVGLMCSQRSKVDSLTSRRKAHYSRGKLSPRLEESSAKPRPEISLPTFMTTTASQACTPLMANTRRPAPPPPVKPTTASLSVTTEELQMKPQPPAKPLPPFSQTLVQLGS
- the adam8b gene encoding zinc metalloproteinase-disintegrin-like jararhagin isoform X1, with the translated sequence MRLLWLLMACLAQSSALLSSVGRYEEVTPQRLPGRRRRSQQEQDHPDHVEYKLDIEGKTLLVHLEKNRSFLGSNFTETHYSEDGDRVTSTQQDHCYYHGHVDGTEDSSVSVGLCSGISGFVRVSKQVYFIEPLGQTDTDLHAVFRPEDLKVSAGQSGSSGARTRYDLEQGHRRAALFRSRSWKSKLVADQQRFVELVVVVDNAEYKRYGQQTKPRILSVVNHVDKLYRPLNIRVVLVGLEIWSDKDHMEVNYNSETTLDNFLLWRQTELLRRTKHDNAQFVTAKDFEGDTVGLANKFAMCTENSGGVNQDHHVSPVGLASTIAHEIGHNFGLSHDTGSCECASSSGPGNCVMADKLRTGNQAFPELFSSCSIAQLAEFLERAQPDCLQKPGSARNIDPGPRCGNAILDDGEECDCGTPEECDNPCCEASSCRLTVGAQCAHGHCCDNCQFKEAGSLCRKAVNDCDLPEFCSGASSECPQDSYVMNGKPCFQRAEGFCYNGQCPTHQQHCWRLFGEGAKVGHGACFELNRRGEEGANCGRSQLGFISCSQSNLKCGSIFCEGGGESITGKQAIYKVYGIECKLAVDEDKSRRLDVVPTGAKCGDNKVCVNNRCVDVSAYGPDDHCASKCNNHGVCNHKRECHCDPGWAPPHCSTQYGDPNQGQSEVIAGVCASLSILLVITVVLVGLMCSQRSKVDSLTSRRKAHYSRGKLSPRLEESSAKPRPEISLPTFMTTTASQACTPLMANTRRPAPPPPVKPTTASLSVTTEELQMKPQPPAKPLPPFSQTLGPTIKSSGPASKPATAPVRPVNPSPPRLHPSPPPVPPVKPQKRPVVHRLT